In the bacterium genome, one interval contains:
- the gyrA gene encoding DNA gyrase subunit A: protein MSLIAVDRETPKSIVEEMKAAYLDYSMSVIVGRALPDIRDGLKPVHRRVLYGMYEMSNYHNKPYKKSARIVGDVMGKYHPHGDSAIYDTIVRLAQDFSMRHPLVDGQGNFGSVDGDAAAAMRYTEIRLDKIAEEFLGDIDKDTVEFARNYDDTLNEPRVLPAKIPNLLVNGASGIAVGMATNIPPHNLGEICDALNALIANPKMEDKDLFKIVKGPDFPTAGLVYGKGGIKKAYETGRGKFKIRAKTTIEAINKKGDKQAIIVNELPYQVNKAKLLEAIAQQVRDKKIEGISDLRDESDRDGMRVVIELKRDATPAVVLNKLYANTQMQTSFGVIMLALVNNKPKVVSLREALSLFIAHRKQVVTRRTLFELKKAQAKAHILEGLKIALDNLDAVIALIRKSKDPVIAKAGLCKNFKLSEKQATAILEMRLQRLTNLERDKIIQDYKDILKLIEKLKTILADERLVYEIVGNELGEIKEQFANPRRSQIKAEIQEFDEEDLIEEEEMVVTLTHAGYIKRNPVSLYKSQGRGGKGKVGTGVKDEDFVTDVFVASTHSYIMVFSDRGRAYWLKVHEIPQAGRTAKGRPIVNLVQLKGSEKITAILPVREFTENKFIMMATRKGSIKKTDLMQFANPRSSGIIACNISDGDRLIGAEITDGKNDVFLATKNGLAIRFGEKDVRSMGRQAGGVRGITLKGDDEVVGMNVLTEESTILTTTEKGYGKRTDTKEYRSQSRSGKGIITIKVTDKNGPVIGISQVSDEDDVMLISNQGQIIRTKASGISVMGRSTQGVRLMKVKAGESLVSQAKIINEEAAQEDLPLDE from the coding sequence ATGTCTTTAATTGCAGTTGATAGAGAAACACCAAAATCCATTGTGGAGGAAATGAAAGCCGCTTATTTGGATTATTCCATGAGCGTCATTGTGGGCCGGGCCTTGCCAGATATTCGTGATGGGCTTAAGCCAGTTCACAGACGTGTTTTGTATGGCATGTATGAAATGTCCAACTACCATAATAAGCCCTATAAAAAGTCGGCTCGTATTGTTGGGGATGTGATGGGTAAATACCACCCGCACGGTGATTCTGCTATTTATGATACCATTGTGCGTTTGGCGCAAGATTTTTCCATGCGTCATCCTTTGGTGGATGGACAAGGTAACTTTGGATCTGTCGATGGTGATGCCGCAGCAGCCATGCGTTACACTGAAATTCGTTTGGATAAAATTGCTGAAGAGTTTTTAGGAGATATAGATAAAGATACCGTTGAATTTGCACGCAACTACGATGATACCTTAAATGAGCCAAGAGTACTGCCGGCAAAAATCCCCAACCTTTTAGTGAATGGCGCCAGTGGTATTGCTGTGGGGATGGCCACCAATATTCCCCCGCATAACTTGGGAGAAATTTGTGATGCCCTCAATGCTTTGATTGCCAATCCAAAAATGGAGGATAAAGACTTATTTAAAATTGTCAAAGGCCCAGATTTTCCAACAGCTGGCTTAGTCTACGGTAAAGGTGGGATCAAAAAAGCCTATGAAACCGGCCGCGGTAAATTTAAAATCAGAGCAAAAACCACAATAGAAGCCATCAATAAAAAAGGCGATAAACAAGCCATTATTGTCAATGAGCTGCCTTACCAAGTCAACAAAGCTAAATTGCTTGAAGCCATAGCCCAGCAGGTGCGGGATAAAAAAATAGAAGGCATATCTGATTTAAGAGATGAGTCTGATCGTGATGGCATGCGTGTGGTGATTGAACTTAAACGTGATGCAACGCCGGCGGTGGTTTTAAACAAACTATACGCCAATACTCAAATGCAAACCTCTTTTGGTGTCATCATGTTGGCCTTGGTCAACAATAAGCCCAAAGTGGTGAGTTTGCGTGAAGCCTTAAGCTTGTTTATTGCGCATCGCAAACAAGTGGTAACACGAAGAACCTTATTTGAATTAAAAAAAGCTCAAGCCAAAGCTCATATTTTAGAAGGTTTAAAAATTGCTTTGGACAACTTAGATGCTGTCATTGCTTTGATCAGAAAATCTAAAGATCCAGTCATAGCCAAAGCGGGCTTATGTAAAAATTTTAAACTCAGTGAAAAACAAGCTACAGCTATTTTGGAAATGCGCTTGCAACGCTTGACCAACCTAGAGCGTGATAAGATCATTCAAGACTATAAAGATATTTTAAAGTTGATTGAAAAGCTTAAAACTATTTTAGCCGATGAACGTTTGGTTTATGAAATTGTGGGCAATGAGTTGGGTGAAATCAAAGAACAGTTTGCCAATCCCAGACGCAGTCAAATCAAAGCTGAGATTCAAGAGTTTGATGAAGAAGACTTGATTGAAGAAGAAGAAATGGTGGTCACCTTAACCCATGCTGGCTACATCAAGCGCAATCCGGTCAGTTTGTACAAAAGTCAGGGTCGAGGTGGTAAAGGTAAAGTGGGTACCGGCGTTAAAGATGAAGATTTTGTCACCGATGTCTTTGTGGCCAGTACGCATTCTTACATCATGGTCTTTTCTGACCGTGGTCGAGCTTACTGGTTAAAAGTACATGAGATTCCTCAAGCTGGAAGAACGGCAAAAGGAAGGCCTATTGTTAACTTGGTTCAACTTAAAGGCAGTGAAAAAATTACAGCCATTTTACCGGTCAGAGAGTTTACAGAAAATAAATTTATCATGATGGCCACGCGAAAGGGTAGCATTAAAAAAACGGACCTTATGCAATTTGCCAATCCCCGTTCAAGCGGTATCATTGCCTGCAATATCAGTGATGGAGATCGTTTGATTGGTGCAGAAATTACCGATGGTAAAAATGATGTCTTCTTGGCCACTAAAAATGGTTTGGCTATTCGCTTTGGTGAAAAAGATGTGCGTAGTATGGGCCGCCAAGCTGGAGGTGTTAGAGGGATAACGCTTAAGGGTGATGATGAAGTTGTAGGTATGAATGTTCTTACTGAAGAAAGTACCATTTTAACCACAACAGAAAAAGGTTATGGTAAGCGTACCGATACAAAAGAGTATAGATCACAGAGCAGATCAGGCAAAGGTATTATCACCATTAAGGTAACCGATAAAAATGGACCGGTTATTGGTATTTCACAAGTAAGTGATGAGGATGATGTCATGTTGATCAGCAACCAAGGTCAAATTATTAGAACCAAAGCCAGCGGTATCTCTGTGATGGGAAGGTCTACGCAGGGTGTACGTTTGATGAAAGTGAAAGCCGGTGAAAGCCTGGTCTCACAAGCAAAAATCATCAATGAGGAAGCTGCACAAGAAGACTTGCCTTTGGATGAGTAA
- the gyrB gene encoding DNA topoisomerase (ATP-hydrolyzing) subunit B, which translates to MERVKKNSFKEEKGLILAKDTSSYSASSIKVLEGLEAVRKRPGMYIGDTHTRGLHHLVYEVVDNSIDEALAGYCTEVNLTIHEDNSITVKDNGRGIPVGIHEKEKIPAAQLVLTKLHAGGKFDHGTYKVSGGLHGVGVSCVNALSETLELEIHREGKKHLQSYERGIPKTKLKVAGDSKKTGTTITFKPDAKIFEVTKYSYETLASRMRELAFLNSGITITIEDERSDKKQKFKYDGGVEEFVKHLNKNKETFHKPVSLKGSKDNIEVELSIQYNNGYAENVFTFVNNVNTIEGGTHLVGFRSALTRSINNYAAENNLLKGIKDKPSGDDVREGLTAVISTKVPDPQFEGQTKTKLGNSEVKGIVETIVNEGLTNYLAEHPREAKKIILKVVEAARAREAARKARDLTRRKSALEFSSLPGKLADCQEKDPALSELYIVEGDSAGGSAKQGRERKSQAILPLRGKILNVEKARFDKMIQSNEIQILIQVLGTGIGKTDFNMEKLRYHKIILMTDADVDGAHIRTLLLTFFYRQMPDIVERGYLYIAQPPLFKVKKKNTEKYLKDEAELNRYLLDLVVEDVELHLTTKKQKLTKKKLQEFVTQYLEYQDLLLRVSARNEWRVIDALLMLGLANTEAYSNKSNFEKLQKNVSAYVQENYPHIMPVVYQLEEKDGEQICTISSKDKGSKRDTVLSTAFLNSERMQNLIKKAKIIEAYVDESYELVTKDKTVEKYSLFDVVKFILGFARKGLNIQRYKGLGEMNPDQLWETTMDPEKRNLLKVTIEDAVEADEIFTVLMGDAVDPRRKFIEQNALAVRNLDV; encoded by the coding sequence ATGGAAAGAGTTAAAAAGAACTCTTTTAAAGAAGAAAAAGGATTGATTTTGGCTAAAGATACATCAAGTTATTCAGCGTCTAGCATTAAAGTTTTAGAAGGTTTAGAAGCCGTAAGAAAAAGACCGGGCATGTACATTGGGGATACACACACCCGTGGTTTGCATCACTTGGTCTATGAAGTTGTTGATAACTCTATTGATGAGGCTTTGGCTGGATACTGTACAGAAGTTAATTTAACCATTCATGAAGATAATTCTATTACGGTCAAAGATAACGGCCGGGGTATTCCTGTGGGAATTCATGAAAAAGAGAAAATTCCTGCCGCTCAATTGGTACTGACCAAACTCCACGCTGGGGGTAAGTTTGATCACGGAACCTATAAAGTCTCCGGTGGTTTGCACGGTGTGGGGGTATCTTGTGTTAATGCTTTATCGGAAACTTTGGAGCTTGAAATTCACCGTGAAGGCAAAAAACATTTACAAAGTTACGAGCGCGGAATTCCCAAAACCAAATTAAAAGTAGCCGGGGATTCTAAAAAAACCGGAACCACCATAACATTTAAACCAGACGCAAAAATCTTTGAGGTCACCAAATACTCTTACGAGACTTTGGCCAGCCGTATGCGTGAATTGGCCTTTTTGAATTCCGGTATCACCATTACCATTGAGGATGAGCGCAGCGATAAAAAGCAAAAGTTTAAGTATGATGGCGGGGTTGAAGAGTTTGTTAAGCATTTGAACAAAAACAAAGAAACCTTTCATAAGCCAGTCAGCCTAAAAGGTAGCAAAGATAACATAGAGGTTGAGTTATCCATTCAGTACAACAATGGCTATGCAGAAAACGTTTTTACCTTTGTGAACAATGTGAACACCATTGAAGGCGGCACACATTTGGTGGGCTTTCGTTCAGCCTTAACACGCAGTATCAACAACTATGCAGCGGAAAACAATTTGCTCAAAGGTATAAAAGACAAACCTTCTGGAGATGATGTAAGAGAAGGTTTAACCGCGGTTATCTCAACCAAAGTGCCCGATCCTCAGTTTGAAGGTCAAACCAAAACCAAACTAGGGAACTCAGAAGTTAAAGGTATTGTAGAAACCATTGTCAATGAAGGCTTGACCAACTATTTGGCTGAACACCCAAGAGAAGCTAAAAAGATTATTTTAAAAGTTGTGGAAGCGGCGCGTGCACGTGAAGCTGCCCGTAAAGCAAGGGATTTGACCCGCCGTAAGAGCGCTTTAGAATTTTCATCTTTACCAGGAAAATTGGCTGACTGTCAGGAAAAAGATCCAGCTTTAAGTGAACTGTACATTGTTGAGGGTGATTCTGCGGGTGGTTCAGCCAAGCAAGGCCGTGAACGTAAAAGCCAAGCCATATTGCCGTTAAGAGGTAAAATTCTTAACGTAGAAAAAGCCCGCTTTGATAAAATGATTCAGTCCAATGAGATTCAAATTCTGATTCAAGTTTTGGGTACGGGTATTGGTAAAACAGACTTCAATATGGAAAAGCTGCGCTATCACAAAATTATTCTTATGACTGATGCGGATGTTGATGGTGCGCATATTCGAACCTTATTGTTAACCTTCTTTTATAGACAGATGCCGGATATTGTTGAACGCGGTTACTTGTATATTGCGCAACCTCCCCTTTTTAAAGTCAAAAAGAAAAACACAGAAAAATACCTTAAGGATGAAGCTGAGTTAAATCGGTATTTATTAGACTTGGTGGTTGAGGATGTAGAGCTGCATTTAACCACAAAAAAACAAAAGCTGACCAAGAAAAAACTGCAGGAATTTGTAACGCAATACCTAGAGTATCAAGACTTACTATTAAGAGTGAGTGCAAGAAACGAGTGGCGTGTAATTGATGCTTTGTTGATGCTAGGTTTGGCCAATACAGAAGCCTACAGCAATAAAAGTAATTTTGAAAAGCTGCAAAAAAACGTCAGCGCATATGTGCAGGAAAACTATCCACACATTATGCCAGTTGTCTATCAGCTTGAAGAAAAAGACGGTGAACAGATTTGTACGATTAGCAGTAAAGATAAAGGCAGCAAGCGAGATACGGTCCTTAGCACAGCATTTTTGAACAGTGAGCGTATGCAAAACCTGATTAAAAAAGCAAAGATTATAGAAGCCTATGTCGATGAAAGTTACGAACTCGTCACTAAAGACAAAACAGTAGAAAAATACAGTTTGTTTGACGTGGTAAAGTTCATTCTTGGTTTTGCCAGAAAAGGCTTGAACATTCAGCGTTACAAAGGTTTGGGTGAAATGAACCCTGATCAGTTGTGGGAAACCACCATGGACCCAGAAAAGCGTAACTTGCTTAAAGTGACCATTGAAGATGCGGTTGAAGCCGATGAAATTTTTACTGTACTGATGGGAGATGCTGTAGACCCACGTAGAAAATTCATTGAGCAAAATGCCTTAGCGGTTAGAAACCTGGATGTATAA
- the recF gene encoding DNA replication and repair protein RecF (All proteins in this family for which functions are known are DNA-binding proteins that assist the filamentation of RecA onto DNA for the initiation of recombination or recombinational repair.): MIRIEKVKLENARPYDLCQIQPQSHLNVIVGQNGTGKTTVLEAIYIALTGKSFKTSRLKEFIQKDKDYCKIQIHLSEDESRQVLIKARSKELLKNANKVRSLSDFCKDIACISLIPEDIAMINGSSQYRRSYLDHMLFYQDAAHASCLQNYKKALSQKNSLLKAQLSLKNYLDQVAPWHQQMIELNDQIRKHRLALLADIKPWIEDYYTSISDGKGLLTLHYQANEDNFAQSLEQKAGLEHALTRTLLGCHKDDVHLMLNEKILSSYASQGEKSSALLALKFAELSFIQNIQHNIILLLDDIGGTLDEQRRKILLDRLNEQKYQTFITTADKNIESLSQALGATIYKQASVESSFPEYSVKSQLWKSEK, translated from the coding sequence ATGATTCGTATTGAGAAAGTGAAATTGGAAAACGCGCGTCCTTATGATTTGTGTCAAATTCAGCCCCAGTCGCATTTGAATGTTATTGTTGGCCAAAATGGTACCGGCAAAACTACCGTTTTAGAAGCCATTTACATTGCTTTGACGGGAAAATCTTTTAAGACCAGTCGTTTAAAAGAGTTTATTCAAAAAGATAAAGACTACTGTAAAATACAGATCCATCTTAGTGAAGATGAGAGCCGTCAAGTCTTAATTAAAGCGCGCAGCAAAGAATTGTTAAAAAACGCCAACAAAGTTAGAAGTTTAAGTGATTTTTGCAAAGACATTGCCTGTATTTCTCTAATTCCAGAAGACATTGCTATGATTAACGGCTCATCACAATACAGAAGAAGTTACTTAGACCATATGCTGTTTTACCAAGATGCAGCTCACGCAAGTTGCTTACAAAACTATAAAAAAGCGCTCAGTCAAAAAAACAGTTTGCTCAAAGCTCAATTAAGTCTAAAAAATTATCTGGATCAAGTGGCCCCATGGCATCAACAAATGATTGAGTTGAATGATCAGATCAGGAAACACCGTTTGGCATTATTGGCGGACATTAAACCCTGGATAGAAGATTATTATACAAGTATCAGTGATGGTAAAGGTTTGTTGACGTTGCATTATCAAGCCAATGAAGATAACTTTGCTCAGAGTCTAGAGCAAAAAGCAGGTTTGGAGCATGCTTTAACCAGAACTTTATTGGGTTGTCACAAAGATGATGTTCATTTAATGTTAAATGAAAAAATTTTGTCCAGTTATGCCTCTCAAGGAGAAAAGTCCTCTGCTCTATTAGCACTTAAATTTGCAGAGCTTAGCTTTATCCAAAACATCCAACACAATATTATTCTATTGTTGGATGATATTGGCGGCACCTTGGATGAGCAGCGACGTAAAATTTTGTTGGATCGTTTAAATGAGCAAAAGTATCAAACCTTTATCACGACAGCGGATAAAAATATTGAAAGCTTAAGCCAAGCTTTGGGGGCAACGATCTATAAACAAGCGTCTGTTGAGTCCAGCTTTCCTGAATATTCAGTAAAATCACAGCTTTGGAAAAGTGAAAAATAA
- a CDS encoding OmpA family protein, whose amino-acid sequence MSKLKLLIASFLLAGASFADQVDTHLFNFSNTLETVSVHGALNPNSELAEHGSRFIFRVAYDYQNDPLAISSGGTQVDQLIDDIQTINAGFGILINPRILLGVDVPVHHVNLTSVGATATGASDQDSWTVGDVTVHAKVRLSGDDSKVAFAVMPYATLPTGDIEYFVSDDSYAFGGRFLVDTRVADRVGLYANAGYTHASNANFQNIDRDNRIEWGAAASIDLVQDKGSLDVLGLNLEGLGSVNVIDYEDDQNPIVVRGGLRAKLGKAVLFGGASWDGIGESESQDFSYYGGLKLALGGAAPVAAPEPAPAPEPTPEPTPEPKVMKEVIKEKLEVVKKELSVVREINFASGSAQIKPESHAILDSAAEKLTPFMDQISTITVHGHTDTTGGAALNKSLSQKRAEAVAAYLAGKGIEASKLKAVGHGEENPKVFPEKTAEDRRLNRRVEFVVKDTVTVEKNLDVQKEVMPADEEGK is encoded by the coding sequence ATGTCAAAATTGAAACTATTAATTGCGTCCTTCTTGTTAGCCGGCGCGAGCTTTGCTGACCAAGTAGATACGCATTTATTTAATTTTTCTAACACACTGGAAACAGTGAGTGTTCACGGTGCACTTAATCCAAACAGTGAGCTTGCCGAGCATGGTTCACGTTTTATTTTTCGTGTTGCTTATGATTATCAAAATGATCCACTGGCCATTTCATCAGGCGGTACCCAAGTAGATCAATTGATTGATGATATTCAAACCATCAATGCTGGCTTTGGTATCTTAATAAACCCAAGAATTTTACTAGGTGTTGATGTACCTGTTCACCATGTTAATCTAACTTCAGTTGGTGCAACAGCAACAGGAGCTTCTGACCAAGACAGTTGGACAGTAGGTGATGTTACAGTTCATGCCAAAGTAAGGTTAAGCGGTGATGATTCAAAAGTGGCTTTTGCTGTTATGCCTTATGCTACTTTACCAACAGGTGACATAGAGTACTTTGTGTCAGATGACAGTTATGCTTTTGGTGGTAGATTTTTGGTTGATACCAGAGTTGCGGACCGTGTTGGTTTATACGCTAATGCTGGTTACACTCATGCCAGTAACGCAAACTTTCAAAACATTGATAGAGATAACCGTATTGAGTGGGGTGCTGCAGCTAGCATAGACTTGGTACAAGACAAAGGTTCTTTAGATGTTTTAGGTTTAAACTTAGAAGGTTTAGGATCTGTCAATGTCATTGATTATGAAGATGATCAAAATCCAATTGTTGTTCGTGGTGGTTTGAGAGCTAAATTAGGCAAAGCTGTTCTATTTGGTGGTGCATCATGGGATGGTATTGGCGAGTCTGAAAGTCAAGACTTCAGTTACTATGGTGGTCTTAAGCTTGCTTTAGGTGGCGCAGCTCCAGTTGCAGCCCCAGAGCCAGCTCCTGCTCCAGAGCCAACACCTGAGCCAACTCCAGAGCCAAAGGTAATGAAAGAAGTTATCAAAGAAAAGCTTGAAGTGGTTAAAAAAGAGTTGAGTGTTGTTCGTGAGATCAACTTTGCCAGTGGTAGTGCTCAAATTAAACCAGAAAGTCATGCAATCTTAGACAGTGCTGCTGAGAAACTAACACCATTTATGGATCAGATTTCTACCATTACTGTTCATGGACACACTGACACCACTGGTGGAGCAGCCTTGAACAAATCTTTAAGTCAAAAACGTGCTGAAGCGGTAGCAGCATACCTTGCTGGAAAAGGTATTGAGGCTTCTAAACTAAAAGCCGTTGGTCATGGTGAAGAAAATCCAAAAGTCTTCCCTGAAAAAACTGCTGAAGACAGACGTTTAAACAGACGTGTTGAGTTTGTTGTTAAAGATACAGTGACTGTAGAGAAAAATTTGGATGTACAAAAAGAAGTCATGCCTGCTGATGAAGAAGGTAAATAA
- the pepE gene encoding dipeptidase PepE yields MNQSLLLGSGGTNKIPERVNAWKEAVKQHSQKAKQVVFIPYALADHDLYEQKMQQYHDDLDCELVGIHQFDSPSKAIEKAEAIYIGGGNTFRLLYRLQEYKLIEVIREKVLSGMPYIGISAGTNVACPTIANTNDMPIMCPPNGFGALSLIPFQINAHYTEGKLYYGPDQDNLQAYGGESRDDRLREYHEENDTPVLAMAEGAYLKVENGRYTLGPVGYAKLLKPKKDPVVFKQNSLVTIR; encoded by the coding sequence ATGAATCAATCATTACTATTAGGCAGTGGTGGCACCAACAAAATTCCAGAGCGAGTGAATGCCTGGAAAGAGGCTGTTAAGCAACACAGTCAAAAAGCTAAACAAGTTGTTTTTATTCCTTATGCCCTGGCTGATCATGATCTTTATGAACAAAAAATGCAGCAGTACCATGATGATCTTGATTGTGAACTTGTAGGGATTCATCAATTTGACTCACCAAGCAAAGCCATTGAGAAAGCCGAAGCCATTTATATCGGTGGCGGAAACACTTTTAGACTGCTGTACCGTTTGCAGGAATATAAATTGATTGAAGTCATACGTGAAAAAGTATTGTCCGGCATGCCATACATAGGCATCAGTGCTGGAACTAACGTAGCCTGTCCCACCATTGCCAACACCAATGATATGCCTATCATGTGTCCCCCCAATGGTTTTGGAGCATTAAGCTTAATTCCATTTCAAATCAATGCCCATTATACTGAAGGCAAACTGTATTACGGCCCAGACCAAGACAACTTGCAAGCTTACGGCGGTGAAAGCCGTGATGACCGCTTGCGTGAATACCATGAAGAAAATGACACACCCGTCTTAGCCATGGCTGAAGGCGCTTATTTAAAAGTTGAAAATGGGCGCTATACTTTAGGCCCTGTGGGTTATGCCAAGTTATTAAAGCCAAAAAAAGATCCTGTTGTTTTTAAACAAAACTCTCTTGTCACCATACGTTAG
- a CDS encoding DUF4097 domain-containing protein — MKKDITFMFVLVSLILNAVHAQSKSFSTEGLKELHVNNLSGDLVITAGKVSELAVDYEKLKFSEHCQLTMEKKSERLVIEVKKIKKRWRDGCKVKFNIQVPKKLDLKLNVGSGNIRADGVHGEAKINVGSGDLNYTSSWIDELDVQSGSGDIEVKGISGQAKLMTGSGEIKLDYAEHAVPEMLTVRSGSGSIQATGLKSSVDIITGSGSVDLSFNQRMQNKGEVSIKSGSGDAHVHFPKNVSEINIDHKAASGRVKTNIAQKTTAAWTIYMRSASGDLNITQ, encoded by the coding sequence ATGAAAAAAGATATTACATTCATGTTTGTTTTGGTTTCGCTTATTCTCAACGCAGTTCATGCGCAAAGTAAAAGCTTTTCCACAGAGGGATTAAAAGAGTTGCACGTCAACAATCTATCGGGTGACTTAGTTATTACAGCAGGTAAAGTTAGTGAACTGGCGGTTGACTATGAAAAACTTAAATTTTCTGAGCATTGTCAACTGACCATGGAAAAAAAATCTGAGCGTCTGGTGATTGAAGTTAAAAAAATTAAAAAACGCTGGCGAGACGGCTGTAAAGTTAAATTCAATATCCAAGTCCCAAAAAAGTTGGATTTAAAACTAAACGTTGGTTCCGGCAACATAAGGGCTGATGGCGTACACGGAGAAGCCAAGATCAATGTGGGCAGTGGGGATTTAAACTATACGTCGTCTTGGATTGATGAACTGGATGTTCAATCAGGTAGCGGTGATATTGAGGTTAAAGGTATATCAGGACAAGCAAAGCTTATGACCGGCAGCGGTGAAATAAAGCTTGATTACGCTGAGCATGCAGTGCCGGAAATGCTTACTGTCCGCAGTGGCAGTGGGAGCATACAGGCCACTGGCTTAAAAAGCAGCGTTGATATTATTACCGGTAGCGGTAGTGTTGATTTATCCTTTAATCAAAGAATGCAAAACAAGGGTGAAGTATCCATAAAATCTGGTAGCGGCGATGCTCATGTTCATTTTCCAAAAAATGTATCAGAAATAAATATAGATCATAAAGCCGCCAGTGGCCGGGTTAAAACCAATATTGCACAAAAGACTACCGCTGCATGGACCATATACATGCGCAGCGCCAGTGGTGATTTAAATATTACGCAATAG
- the pssA gene encoding CDP-diacylglycerol--serine O-phosphatidyltransferase, whose amino-acid sequence MRKGIYILPNLFTTGNLFFGFLSILNSWHYSLGYQHSLLKSGLFIMVAGVLDMLDGQVARKTNTGSRFGEEYDSLCDVVSFGVAPMAMVFAWGHYFAEELAVVACFFHLACGAIRLARFNVQNKSTEKSYFQGIPIPMGGMFFVLSALVFKPTQDIWFMQGQGFMIMCMFTVPFLMVSQIPYLSSKSLSLNRRQPLFVLIPFVFIAMALWLKPILTLYVLVLTYIASGPLGVVLRASKKLLKRKPIVKD is encoded by the coding sequence ATGAGAAAAGGCATTTACATTCTTCCCAATTTGTTCACCACAGGCAATTTGTTTTTTGGATTTTTATCCATTCTAAACAGTTGGCATTACAGTTTAGGCTATCAGCACAGCCTATTAAAAAGTGGTTTGTTCATCATGGTGGCCGGTGTTTTGGATATGCTCGATGGACAAGTGGCCCGTAAAACCAACACCGGATCGCGCTTTGGTGAAGAGTATGATTCTTTGTGTGATGTCGTTTCTTTTGGCGTAGCTCCTATGGCCATGGTTTTTGCTTGGGGCCATTACTTTGCAGAAGAATTGGCTGTTGTGGCCTGCTTTTTTCATCTGGCTTGTGGTGCCATTCGTTTAGCACGCTTTAATGTGCAAAATAAAAGTACAGAAAAAAGTTATTTTCAGGGTATCCCCATACCCATGGGCGGTATGTTTTTTGTGCTCAGTGCTCTGGTGTTTAAGCCCACGCAAGATATTTGGTTCATGCAAGGTCAAGGCTTTATGATTATGTGTATGTTTACCGTACCATTTTTGATGGTCAGTCAAATTCCTTATTTATCCAGTAAGTCTTTGAGTTTAAACCGCAGGCAGCCATTGTTTGTCTTAATCCCCTTTGTTTTTATTGCCATGGCTTTATGGCTTAAACCCATACTTACTTTGTATGTTCTAGTCCTAACCTATATTGCCTCAGGTCCTTTGGGGGTTGTTTTGCGCGCAAGCAAAAAACTGTTGAAGAGAAAACCAATAGTGAAAGATTAA
- a CDS encoding phosphatidylserine decarboxylase family protein, with product MKQVQKLERFLGICVEGFPFIGLSVLLTAIVSNISCILTYIMFALTVWVIWFFRDPTRVAAIKDNEKESTLLCPADGTVIKIEPAQDLFAGEEMQKISIFMSVFNVHVNRSPIEGTIHKMQYRPGKFFAANLDKSSTDNERLAFEMQTKQFGRIVFAQIAGLVARRIVCAVKEGQSMQQGERFGMIRFGSRMDIYIKHEAKIKVKLGDKVKAGQSILAKID from the coding sequence ATGAAACAGGTACAAAAACTTGAACGCTTTTTAGGTATTTGTGTTGAAGGCTTTCCGTTTATTGGTCTTAGCGTATTATTAACGGCCATTGTAAGCAACATCAGCTGTATCTTAACCTATATTATGTTTGCATTAACCGTGTGGGTTATCTGGTTTTTTAGAGATCCAACGCGAGTTGCTGCAATAAAAGACAATGAAAAAGAATCTACATTGCTGTGTCCGGCCGATGGTACCGTGATTAAAATAGAACCAGCGCAAGACTTGTTTGCTGGAGAAGAAATGCAAAAAATTTCTATTTTTATGTCGGTGTTCAATGTCCATGTTAATCGCAGTCCCATTGAAGGCACAATCCATAAAATGCAATACAGGCCAGGCAAATTTTTTGCCGCTAATTTGGATAAAAGTTCCACAGATAATGAACGTTTGGCCTTTGAAATGCAGACAAAACAATTTGGCCGTATTGTTTTTGCCCAAATTGCAGGCCTTGTGGCCAGAAGAATTGTTTGTGCTGTTAAAGAAGGTCAAAGTATGCAGCAAGGCGAACGCTTTGGCATGATTCGTTTTGGTTCACGCATGGATATCTACATCAAGCATGAAGCCAAAATCAAAGTCAAACTCGGTGATAAAGTCAAAGCTGGGCAAAGTATCTTGGCTAAAATTGATTAA